The Bos mutus isolate GX-2022 chromosome 7, NWIPB_WYAK_1.1, whole genome shotgun sequence genome window below encodes:
- the GRIN3B gene encoding LOW QUALITY PROTEIN: glutamate receptor ionotropic, NMDA 3B (The sequence of the model RefSeq protein was modified relative to this genomic sequence to represent the inferred CDS: inserted 2 bases in 2 codons) — MEFVPALWLGLALVLGPGPAGGHPHPCGVLARLGGSVRVGVLLPRAPAARARARAALARASLGPRLPHNLSLELVAAAPPARDPASLARGLCQVLAAPGVAALIAFPETRPELLQLHFLASATETPVLSVLRREARAPLGSPNPFHLQLDWASPLETLLDVLVSVLQAHTWEDIGLVLCRVRDPGSLVVLWTSRAGRAPKLVLDLSRQELGDAGLSARLALLGAPAGGKAPVPAAVLLGCDVAHSQQVLQAAPPGPRWLLGTPLPAEALPTEGLPPGVLALGEVARPPLEVAIQDVVELVARALDSAARVQPEHTLLPATVNCSDLPPPEPESSGRLLTRFLANTSFWGRTGPVWVTNSSQVHISRRFRLWSLRRDLRGXPAWATLGRWQDGQLESEAWGAAERPPPLPGAQERPKLRVVTLVEHPFVFARQPDEDGRCPAGQLCLAPGTNDSAALDALFAALADGSAPRALRRCCYGYCIDLLERLAEDAPFDFELYIVGDGKYGALRDGRWTGLVGDLLAGRAHMAVTSFSINSARSQVVDFTSPFFSTSLGIMVRARDTASPIGAFMWPLHWSMWLGVFAALHLTALFLTLYEWRSPFGLTPRGRNRDTVFSYSSALNLCYAILFGRTVSSKTPKCPTGRLLMNLWAIFCLLVLSSYTANLAAVMVGDKTFEELSGIHDPKLHHPSQGFRFGTVWESSAEAYIKKSFPEMYSHVRRHSAPTTPHGVAMLTSDPPXLNAFIMDKSLLDYEVSIDADCRLLTVGKPFVIEGYGIGLPRNSPLTSNLSEFISRYKSSGFIDLLHDKWYKMVPCGKRVFAVTETLQMGVYHFSGLFVLLCLGLGSALLSSLGEHVFYHLALPRIRRGNKLQYWLHTSQRIHRALNTEPPEGQEEAASRGLEEPRNNTQAAPAGPGGWTRIRRAAVRERRVRFLLEHTVVSASPPDAAVPDADPAAPPEAPVCSNGPPAELRSGAPLPRELEELEQRIAGAQERLRQALLRRRALLAQLGDSTCEPPCTWLLACEEAPEVAS; from the exons ATGGAGTTTGTGCCGGCGCTGTGGCTCGGCCTGGCGCTGGTGCTGGGGCCGGGGCCCGCCGGGGGCCACCCGCACCCGTGCGGCGTCCTGGCACGCCTGGGGGGCTCGGTGCGCGTGGGCGTCCTCCTGCCCCGCgcgcccgccgcccgcgcccgcgcccgcgccGCCCTAGCCCGGGCCTCCCTGGGGCCGCGGCTGCCCCACAACCTGAGCCTGGAGCTGGTAGCCGCCGCTCCCCCCGCCCGCGACCCCGCCTCGCTAGCCCGCGGTCTGTGCCAGGTGTTGGCGGCACCGGGAGTGGCGGCCCTTATCGCCTTCCCCGAGACGCGACCCGAGCTGCTGCAGCTGCACTTCCTGGCGTCCGCCACCGAGACCCCCGTGCTCAGCGTGCTGCGGCGAGAAGCGCGCGCGCCCCTCGGCTCCCCG AACCCGTTCCACCTGCAGCTGGACTGGGCCAGCCCCCTTGAGACACTGCTGGATGTGCTGGTATCCGTGCTGCAGGCTCACACCTGGGAGGACATCGGCCTGGTGCTCTGCCGTGTACGTGACCCTGGCAGCCTGGTGGTCCTGTGGACAAGCCGGGCGGGCCGGGCCCCGAAGCTTGTGCTGGACCTGAGCCGGCAGGAGCTGGGTGATGCAGGGCTGAGCGCACGCCTGGCACTCCTGGGGGCACCAGCTGGAGGGAAGGCCCCGGTCCCTGCAGCCGTACTCCTAGGCTGCGATGTGGCCCACTCCCAACAGGTGCTGCAGGCTGCACCCCCTGGTCCCCGCTGGCTGCTGGGCACACCGCTGCCCGCTGAGGCCCTGCCTACTGAGGGCCTGCCACCTGGAGTGTTGGCACTGGGTGAGGTGGCCCGGCCCCCGCTAGAGGTTGCCATCCAAGATGTGGTGGAACTAGTGGCCCGTGCGCTGGACAGTGCTGCCCGAGTGCAGCCAGAGCACACCCTGCTTCCCGCCACAGTCAACTGCAGTGACCTACCGCCACCAGAGCCCGAGTCTTCGGGCCGCCTCTTGACACG GTTCCTGGCCAACACATCCTTCTGGGGCCGCACAGGGCCGGTGTGGGTAACCAACTCCTCGCAGGTGCACATCTCCCGGCGCTTCCGCCTGTGGAGCCTCCGCCGGGACCTGAGGG GCCCGGCCTGGGCCACGCTGGGTCGCTGGCAGGACGGGCAGCTGGAGTCGGAGGCGTGGGGTGCAGCCGAACGGCCCCCACCACTGCCAGGCGCCCAGGAGCGGCCCAAGCTGCGGGTGGTGACGCTGGTGGAGCATCCGTTTGTGTTCGCCCGCCAGCCAGACGAAGATGGGCGGTGCCCGGCAGGGCAACTGTGCCTGGCCCCTGGCACCAATGATTCGGCCGCTCTGGACGCACTCTTTGCCGCGCTGGCCGACGGCTCAGCACCCCGCGCACTGCGTAGGTGCTGCTACGGCTACTGCATCGACCTGCTGGAGCGCCTGGCGGAGGATGCACCCTTCGACTTCGAGCTCTACATCGTGGGCGACGGCAAGTACGGCGCGCTGCGCGACGGCCGCTGGACCGGCCTGGTGGGCGACCTGCTGGCCGGCAGGGCGCACATGGCCGTcaccagcttcagcatcaattcggCCCGCTCACAGGTGGTGGACTTCACCAGCCCTTTCTTCTCCACCAGCCTGGGCATCATGGTGCGCGCACGCGACACGGCGTCGCCCATTGGCGCCTTCATGTGGCCACTGCACTGGTCCATGTGGCTGGGCGTCTTCGCTGCGCTGCACCTGACCGCACTCTTCCTCACCCTCTACGAGTGGCGCAGCCCCTTCGGCCTAACACCCCGCGGACGCAACCGGGACACCGTGTTCTCCTACTCCTCTGCCCTCAACCTCTGCTATGCCATCCTCTTTGGACGCACGGTATCCAGCAAGACGCCCAAGTGCCCAACGGGCCGCCTCCTCATGAACCTGTGGGCCATCTTCTGCCTGCTCGTGCTGTCCAGCTACACAGCCAACCTGGCTGCCGTCATGGTTGGGGACAAGACTTTCGAGGAGCTGTCTGGGATCCATGACCCCAAG CTGCACCACCCGTCTCAGGGCTTCCGTTTCGGCACGGTGTGGGAGAGCAGCGCTGAGGCCTACATCAAGAAAAGCTTCCCGGAGATGTACTCGCACGTGCGGCGCCATAGTGCACCTACCACTCCCCACGGCGTCGCCATGCTTAC gaGCGATCCCC AGCTCAACGCCTTCATCATGGACAAGTCGCTCCTGGACTATGAGGTGTCCATCGACGCGGACTGCAGGCTGCTGACCGTGGGCAAACCCTTCGTCATCGAGG GCTATGGTATCGGACTCCCTAGAAATTCACCGCTCACCTCCAACCTGTCCGAATTCATCAGCCGCTACAAGTCCTCCGGCTTCATCGACTTACTGCACGACAAGTGGTACAAGATGGTGCCTTGTGGGAAGCGGGTCTTCGCCGTGACGGAG ACCCTGCAGATGGGCGTCTACCACTTCTCCGGACTCTTCGTGCTGCTCTGCCTGGGTCTGGGTAGTGCTCTGCTCAGCTCCCTGGGTGAGCACGTCTTCTACCACCTGGCACTGCCGCGCATCCGAAGGGGCAACAAGCTGCAGTACTGGCTGCACACGAGCCAG AGAATTCATCGCGCCCTCAACACAGAGCCAccagaggggcaggaggaggcggCGTCAAG GGGTCTCGAGGAGCCGCGGAACAACACACAGGCCGCCCCCGCGGGCCCCGGGGGCTGGACACGGATTCGCCGGGCCGCGGTGAGGGAGCGTCGCGTGCGTTTCCTGCTGGAGCATACTGTGGTCTCTGCCTCTCCTCCCGACGCGGCCGTCCCAGATGCGGATCCGGCCGCGCCACCCGAGGCCCCAGTCTGCTCCAATGGCCCGCCCGCGGAGCTGCGGTCTGGCGCCCCACTCCCCagggagctggaggagctgga
- the WDR18 gene encoding WD repeat-containing protein 18, with the protein MAAPMEVAVCTDSAAQLWSCVVWELHSGANLLTYRGGQAGPRGLALLNGEYLLAAQLGKNYICAWELQRKDQLQQKIMCPGPVTCLTTSPNGLYVLAGISENIYLWEVSTGNLLVILSRHYQDVSCLQFTGDSSHFISGGKDCLVLAWSLCSVLQADPSRTPAPRHVWSRHTLPITDLHCGFGGPLARVATASLDQTVKLWEVSSGELLLSVLFDVGILAVTMDLAEHYMFCGGSDGSIFQVDLCTWPGQREKSFQPEQEHGKVFRGHRNQVTCLSVSTDGSVLLSGSHDETVRLWDVQSQQCLRTVTLKGPVTNACIMLAPVSMLSSDFRPGLPLPHFNKHLLGAEHGDEPHRGGLMLRLGLHQQGSEPSYLERVEQLQAVMSSTLEKNVLGGQDQLRIRVTELEDEVRNLRKINRDLFDFSTRIITHPTK; encoded by the exons ATGGCGGCGCCCATGGAGGTAGCCGTGTGTACGGACTCGGCGGCCCAGTTATGGAGCTGCGTTGTGTGGGAGCTGCACTCTGGCGCCAACTTGCTCACGTACCGCGGAGGCCAGGCAGGGCCCCGCGGCCTGGCGCTACTCAATGGCGAGTACCTGCTGGCCGCACAGCTGGGCAAGAACTACATCTGTGCCTGGGAGCTGCAGAGGAAG GACCAGCTTCAACAGAAGATCATGTGCCCGGGACCAGTCACCTGCCTCACCACATCGCCCAATGGCCTCTACGTCCTGGCAGGGATCTCAGAGAACATATACCTGTGGGAG GTGTCCACAGGGAACCTTCTGGTCATCCTGAGCCGCCACTATCAGGACGTGTCATGCCTGCAGTTCACGGGGGACAGCAGCCACTTCATCTCAGGGGGCAAGGACTGCCTAGTGCTGGCCTGGAGCCTCTGCAG cGTGCTGCAGGCAGACCCCTCCCGGACCCCTGCCCCCCGGCACGTCTGGTCTCGCCACACCCTCCCCATCACAGACCTGCACTGCGGCTTTGGGGGGCCCCTAGCCCGGGTGGCCACCGCCTCGCTGGACCAGACAGTGAAG CTGTGGGAGGTCTCCTCAGGTGAGCTGCTGCTGTCCGTACTCTTTGATGTGGGCATCCTGGCCGTGACCATGGACCTGGCTGAGCATTACATGTTCTGCGGCGGCAGCGACGGCTCCATCTTCCAGGTCGATCTCTGTACCTGG CCCgggcagagagagaagagctTCCAGCCAGAGCAGGAGCACGGGAAGGTGTTCAGAGGGCACAG GAACCAGGTGACCTGCCTGTCGGTGTCCACGGATGGCAGCGTGCTGCTATCGGGTTCCCACGATGAGACCGTTCGCCTCTGGGATGTACAGAGCCAGCAGTGCCTCAGGACAGTGACCCTCAAAG GCCCCGTGACCAATGCCTGCATCATGCTTGCACCCGTCAGCATGCTGAGCTCCGACTTCAGACCaggcctgcccctgccccacttCAACAAGCACCTGCTAGGCGCAGAGCACGGGGACGAGCCGCACCGCGGGGGCCTCATGCTGCGCCTAGGCCTCCACCAGCAG GGGTCAGAGCCCAGCTATCTGGAGCGGGTGGAGCAGCTGCAGGCGGTGATGTCCAGCACActggagaag aaTGTCCTGGGAGGCCAGGACCAGCTGCGGATCCGGGTGACTGAGCTGGAAGATGAGGTGCGGAACCTGCGCAAGATCAACCGCGACCTCTTTGACTTCTCCACACGCATCATCACACACCCAACCAAGTGA